A window of the Loxodonta africana isolate mLoxAfr1 chromosome 3, mLoxAfr1.hap2, whole genome shotgun sequence genome harbors these coding sequences:
- the ATP5IF1 gene encoding ATPase inhibitor, mitochondrial isoform X2: protein MATTALAARVRLCALGVRTVQAQGFSSDQPHDLDRGAGAIREAGGAFAKREAAEEERYFRNSRLEQTKLRKDSVNCRSRSIKAAS from the exons ATGGCAACCACTGCGTTGGCGGCGCGGGTGCGGCTCTGCGCGTTGGGAGTGAGGACCGTGCAAGCCCAAGGCTTTAGCTCGGACCAG CCGCACGATCTCGACAGGGGCGCAGGCGCGATCCGGGAGGCCGGTGGGGCCTTTGCAAAGAGAGAGGCGGCTGAAGAGGAGCGATATTTCCG aaACTCAAGACTTGAACAAACAAAACTCAGGAAAGACTCTGTGAACTGCAGGAGCAGATCTATCAAAGCTGCTTCCTAA
- the ATP5IF1 gene encoding ATPase inhibitor, mitochondrial isoform X1 has protein sequence MATTALAARVRLCALGVRTVQAQGFSSDQPHDLDRGAGAIREAGGAFAKREAAEEERYFRAQAKEQLAALKKYHEEEITHTKKEIERLQNEIERHKQKIKKLKHDD, from the exons ATGGCAACCACTGCGTTGGCGGCGCGGGTGCGGCTCTGCGCGTTGGGAGTGAGGACCGTGCAAGCCCAAGGCTTTAGCTCGGACCAG CCGCACGATCTCGACAGGGGCGCAGGCGCGATCCGGGAGGCCGGTGGGGCCTTTGCAAAGAGAGAGGCGGCTGAAGAGGAGCGATATTTCCG AGCACAGGCTAAAGAACAACTGGCAGCCTTGAAGAAATACCATGAAGAAGAGATTACTCATACTAAGAAGGAGATAGAGCGTCTGCAGAACGAAATTGAGCGGCACAAGCAGAAGATAAAGAAACTAAAACATGATGATTAA